Proteins encoded together in one Mycobacteriales bacterium window:
- a CDS encoding universal stress protein produces MDAGPDGPGATETAAEIASQHGAAVEVLHVRETDVVNDDAVDRESAADADRVLDERIRQLADHGIPVAGRIVQTTGGPADPAAAIVRRATDTRAELVVLVAPHADPGRFGRATIRRVQQACSSPVLVIDPERARHPSERIDR; encoded by the coding sequence GTGGATGCGGGGCCGGACGGGCCGGGCGCGACCGAGACGGCGGCGGAGATCGCCAGTCAGCACGGCGCCGCGGTCGAGGTGCTGCATGTCCGAGAGACCGATGTCGTCAACGACGACGCGGTCGATCGAGAGTCGGCTGCCGACGCCGACCGGGTGCTCGACGAGCGGATCCGCCAGCTCGCCGACCACGGGATCCCGGTCGCCGGACGAATCGTGCAGACCACCGGCGGTCCCGCAGACCCGGCGGCGGCCATCGTTCGTCGCGCGACCGACACGCGCGCGGAGCTGGTCGTGCTGGTCGCGCCGCACGCGGATCCGGGACGGTTCGGGCGGGCGACTATCCGCCGGGTGCAGCAAGCATGTTCGTCCCCGGTCCTGGTGATCGATCCCGAACGGGCGCGGCACCCGTCGGAGCGCATCGACCGCTAG
- a CDS encoding MarR family transcriptional regulator translates to MNADQPAVLADELAPRIARMIILLRRETAAAGLSRAQLSVLHAVRDGGPRRITDLAELEQVTQPSMTLLVSRMERAGWVQRQPDPLDRRGVLVTLTPDGRRRLDRVVAARAAALERRLEQLRPAHRAALAAAVPALDAVMDDPIDTEVLQA, encoded by the coding sequence GTGAACGCCGATCAGCCAGCCGTTCTGGCCGACGAACTCGCCCCCCGAATCGCCCGGATGATCATCTTGCTGCGGCGGGAGACCGCCGCCGCGGGGCTCAGCCGGGCACAGCTGTCCGTGCTCCACGCGGTGCGCGACGGTGGTCCGCGTCGGATCACCGACCTGGCCGAGCTCGAGCAGGTGACCCAGCCGTCGATGACCCTGCTCGTCTCCCGCATGGAGCGGGCGGGCTGGGTGCAACGCCAGCCGGATCCTCTCGACCGGCGCGGCGTGCTGGTCACGCTCACGCCCGACGGGCGACGCCGACTCGACCGGGTCGTCGCCGCCCGGGCCGCGGCATTGGAACGTCGGCTCGAGCAGCTCCGACCCGCGCACCGTGCGGCCCTCGCGGCCGCCGTGCCGGCCTTGGACGCGGTGATGGACGACCCGATCGACACGGAGGTACTCCAGGCATGA